Proteins co-encoded in one Nicotiana sylvestris chromosome 7, ASM39365v2, whole genome shotgun sequence genomic window:
- the LOC138873266 gene encoding uncharacterized protein → MGQHYPVSAKLRFPYTNNMEKYEACILGLNMAVDMNIQELLVIDDSDLLMHQVQGEWATKNSKIFPYLHHVHELRKMFTTIEFQHVPRIQNEFANALETLSSMIQHPYNNYIDPIPVRIYNQLAYCAHVEEETYGKPWFHDIKEYLSKGEYPKHANHTQKHTLQRLSNHVFHSGGNVYRRTLDLGLLRCVDAKEASKLLKEIHAGTFGLPWKRIAFSLSANAFNVKCMPI, encoded by the coding sequence atgggtcagcattatccagtatctgccaaactcagatttccctacaccaacaacatggaaaagtatgaagcctgcatactagggctcaacatggcagtcgacatgaacattcaggagttgttggTAATCGATGATTCCGATTTGCttatgcaccaggtacaaggagagtgggccaccaagaattccaagatatttccatatctaCACCACGTGCATGAATTGAGAAAAATGTTCACAACGATAGAATTCCAACacgtgcccagaattcagaatgagtttgccaacGCATTGGagactttgtcatccatgatacaacatccatatAATAACtatattgatcctattccggtgagGATCTATAATCAgctggcatattgtgctcatgtcgaggaagaaacatatggaaagccttggttccatgacatcaaagaatacttatcaaaGGGAGAGTACCCaaagcatgcaaatcacactcagaaacacACGCTccagagattgtcaaatcacgtcttccacagcggagggaacgtgtacagaagaactctggatttgggtttactaagatgtgttgatgcaAAGGAAGCTTCCAAGTTACTTAaggagatacatgctgggacctTTGGATTACCATGGAAACGAATTGCATTCAGtttgtccgcaaatgctttcaatgtcaagtgcatgccgatatga